In bacterium, the DNA window CGTTTATCCTTTTAAAAGGCCGGGTATGGAATCCCGGCCTTTTCTTTAACTCATAAAAGTATTTATCCGCCGCATATTTTAAGATATAATATTTACGGCTGTTTCAATTTTTTGTTATTACTATGATAAAAACATATGATATCTCAATAATAGGAGCGGGACCCGCGGGTTTATCCGCAGGCATATACTCTTCCCGGGCGGGACTCAAAACAGCCATATTCGAAAAAGGCGCTCCCGGAGGACAAATAAGCTGGACATCCAGTGTTGAAAATTATCCCGGATTTCCGCAAGGCGTATTAGGTCCCGACCTTTCAGAAAAATTCCGGGCTCAAGCCGCTAAATTCGGCTGCGAATTCATCAACAATGAGATCTTATCAATACAAAAGGCTCCGGACGCGTCATTCCTGATTAAAGGCTTGTCCGTTCAGTGTATTTCGAAAACAGTTATTATTGCGGCCGGGTCAGTTCCCAATAAGCTCGGCATACCCGGAGAAAGCGAATTTTTAGGCAAAGGTGTATCAACATGCGGAACGTGCGACGGGCCGTTATTCAGGGGAAAAAACGTTTTTGCAATCGGCGGGGGAGATACAGCCGTAGATGAAAGCCTTTTTATCTCGAAATTCGCGTCTGCCGTGACAATCATCCACAGGAGAGACAAGCTCAGGGCTTCGGCCTATCTGGAAGAAAAGGCAAAAAACAACGGCAAAATATCTTTTTTGTGGAATACAATCCCTCTGGAAATCAAGGGCGGCAGCCGGGTTGAAGGAATAACCGTAAAAAACAAGGTCACCGGAACAATAACCGAACACAAGACAGACGGCGTTTTCGTCTTTATAGGGCAAAAACCTAATTCGCGTTTTGTCAGGGACATGGTAAAAACAGACGATGAAGGTTACATAGCCGTCAATTTGCAAATGGAAACTTCCGTTCCGGGAATGTTCGCCTGCGGCGACATAAGGGAAAAATCATATAAACAAGTTGCAATTTCAACAGGAGACGGGGCGACCGCGGCTCTCAGCGCTCAAAAATATATTGAAAAAAAATAAAATCTCCCGGCAGGACCGCTAATGATACGTCACAGGAAAAGATACCTTGTTTTTATAATAATGCTGATGATGCTTGTCATCACGGTTTCAATGGCTTATTTCGCATTCCAGTCTTCTCAGGCCCAAACCCTTAATTTATATACCCAGCAGCTCCTGCTCCTGTCCAACCAGATAGCAAACAGTATATGCCAATTCGTGGAAAACGGCATCACTGGCATGAACCTGCTTTCCAACGTCATCGATGTCAAAGACGATGAGAATTTAAAAGGATATTTTTCCGACATCTTTGTCAACTACGGCGGATTCACCGCCGTTGTTTTCTGCACCCCGGACGCTGTGGTAAAATATTCCTACCCTGAAAATTTTTTCGAAAAAGGGTCAGTCATAAAATGTGATTCCGGCGCCGTTATACGCGATATTTTCGACGCCTCGCAGAAAACCCGTAAATCCATGTTAACCAATGCCGTTTCGATAAAACCGGGGTGTTTCGCGCCTTTTATTGTCGCTCCCGTATTTAAAACAAATAAAAAACTTACTGTCCTGGAGGGTTTCATTATAGGCATAATCTCTACCCGGAAGATTGAAAATGAATACATGTTAAAACTCCAGCCCGGTTATCTGGAATATGTCTGGCTTGCGGACGGCAACGGCATTCAGATAGCGGGAAAACACGAGATAAACAACGGAAGCAATATTTCCTGCAGGTTCGGCGACAGCAGAAAAGAATGTGTTTCAACCGCCATTTCAAACATGCGGGAGGGAATGCCCGGTGTCATTGAATATATTTCACAGGAAATGAGGGAAAGGCATCCGACAAAAAAAATAACGGCTTACAACCCCCTGGCCATAGGGGGGCTCAACTGGACAGTAGGCGTATGCACCAATCAAAGACAATTTATAGAAATCCTTCAGAAAAACTTCATGCAGACACTTATCTTCATAGCGATAACCATCCTTGTCATTACCGCGGGGCTAAGCGGCATATTCTATATTGAAAAACAAAGGATAGAAGCGGTGGAAAACGCAAAGATAATAAAAACCCTGGAAAAGAAAGTCGAGGAAAGAACATCCGAACTTCAAAAAGCAAATGAAGAACTGATAAAAATGAACGAAGTGAAAAATAACTTTCTGTCCATGGTTTCACACGAGTTAAGGACTCCGCTTACAACTATCCAGGGTTATATAAGTTTTGTGCTCAGCGGAAAAGCGGGCGAAGTTTCGCAGCTGCAGAACAAAAGCCTTACGATAGCCGAACACCAGGTGACAAGGCTCGATGAGATGATATCCGAACTGCTCGATGTGGCAAGGATAGAATCAGGCAGTATAGACCTTGAATACGAGCTTGTAAACGTAAAGGAACTTATTGATTCATGCATACAATGGTTAACCCCCATATCCGACAAGAAAAAGATATCCCTTGAGAATAAAATGGAAAATAACGAGCATTCCTTTGCACAGATAGACAGGAAAAAAATGAGCCGCGTCTTCATAAACCTTATTTCAAACTCAATTAAATTCACCCCCGAAAGAGGAACGATAGAAATATCGAAAAAAGACACGAAAGAATCATTTATATTCTGCGTATCGGATAACGGGATCGGCATTCCCCGGGACCAGATAGACAGAATTTTTGACAAGTTCTACCAGGTTGACAGCAGTGTAACCCGAAAATATAAAGGCAGCGGCCTGGGGCTTGTGATTGTAAAAGAGATAATAGAGCTTCACGGCGGAAAAATCTGGATAGAGAGCGAAGAGGGGAAAGGCTCTAAATTTTTCTTCACCATTCCCAAACCCGTAGTTTAACATCCTGATATAAAAAATATATTAATTCGAAATAAGGACGATCCAGACTATCACTACCCCTATTATCAGCTGCACAGCGCAGAGAACCTGCATATAACGGTCGTTAATCACAGGTTTGTCGCCGGCAAAATATTTTTCGATGATATGTTTGTAAACCAGGAGATAAACAAGAACAAAACCGAAGAATATCATCAAAGCGCCCAGTATCAATGCCATTACATATAGAGCGGGGAGTTTTCCTATCGCGTAAAGGGCCGCGACAATAATGCAGAAGAATCCCGTTGCGGCGAAAAAAGAGCCCAAAAGCCTGGCTGTGCTGTCACTGAAATCTTTCATTGCCAGGACCATTTTCCTGGCGATGGACGGGCTTATTACGCCTGCCGCCCTCGTAATTATTATCAGCAACCCGAACGCTCCGAGAATAACCTTCAGCAGAAATTCCATAACCGGCCTCCTTACTGATTTAAATTGACATACAAAGAAAAATTATGTTTAATTACAATAAATTTATTTCACTGATTATACAGCATTTTAAATTGTTTTTTAAATCTTATTTTAAATTCCCGTTAAAAAAAGGGGGGTAGCAGAATGACCGGTGATATTCAGATTCAATCCACACTCGACGAAAAAATGACGTCGGCTCAGGATGAGCTTTCAAAACTTAAAACCAGGCAGAGCCAATTGGAAAAGGAAAGAAACAAACTGGAAAAACTTAAAGTAAAACTGGATAAGCTGACCGAAGGCAAATCTGATCTGCAGCCTTCGATAAACAAAGCTGTCCTGTCTCTCGAAAGCGAAATAGAATCCAATCACAGGATGAACGAAGAGCTGAGTATATTATGCGATAAACTAAAAACCGATTATGAGAAAATAGCCTCTATCCCGGAACCGGACATAGAATCTCCCGAACTGGAAAATCAACTTGATAAATCGCTGGTTGTCATAGAGGAAGCAGGTTCGGATTTCAAAAAAGCGATAGCCAGGATTGAAGCCTTCTCTCAGCTCCAATCCGGCGATACCCCGGCTGTTACGGCAAAATCAAAATCGCAGTTTTCAAAACTTGAGCTTCTCAAAATCGGATTTTACACAGGGCTTCCGATTGCGGCGCTTGCTTTGATTCTGGTTTTCATCACACTTTTTTTACTAAAATAAAACTTTATTATTGCATTATAATTCATTCTGAAAAAGGGTCTTATGAATATTTTTAATCATTACAATAAAAAAATCAGAGAGCTTGACCGCGAAATAAACAAGGTCAAACGCGAAATCATAAAGATTACGTCAAATGACACATCTTCAAAAAGGAGAGAATTGACCAGGGAAACACCTGATTCCCCGAAGGATGGCGACGAAAGAAAAAAATTGGCCAATTATCTCGGGGCGGGGAGCATACAGACCCTCGGCATGCATAAATATCACAAGGAGGATTTACGCAACAAGATCATTTATGCTATTGTCGGCATTCTTTTTGTTTTAGCCCTTATATGGTTGATCTCCAGGTAATTTTTGAATAAGAACCGTTTCTACAGCCCCTTGGAAACAGACTATGGAAGATTTATTGTCTGCCATGACGGAAAAACAATATTCGGCATTACTTTTCCGTCAGGCAAGCCCCCTGCAAAAAAATTAAAGGTCTCTGCTTTTTCTAAAAGGCTTGAAAAATCGCTCAACAGTTACTTCAGGAGGGGAGAACCGCTTCCCGATTACAACATACATATTTACGGCACGGACTTCGGGCAGAAAGTAATAAATGCCGTAAGAAGCGTTCCTTTCGGTAAAACCCTGACTTATTCTGCGATAGCTGTCCGGATCGGACACCCTGAGAGCCAGAGAGCTGTCGGTTCCGTCTGCAGTAAAAATCCTGTTCCGATAATAGTTCCGTGCCACAGAATAATTCCCGAAACAGGCGGAATCGGAAATTACTCATCCGGCAGGAAATGGAAAAAGATACTGCTCGGCGTTGAAAAACACAAACATTGCAATATAAAAAAATATTGAAATATTTCAATAAAAAGATGAATATTATGTAACACGGGTGTTTAAACACAATGAAAATCAAAATAGCGTATTTATCCGGTTTCTGCATGGGGGTCAGGAGAGCTACCGACATAGTCTATGCTCTCGCAAAAAACCTTCATAAGAAAAACAGGAGGATTGTTACATACGGGCCCCTGATCCATAATCCCCGGGTCCTGGAAGAACTTAAATCGAAGGGCATCGGAAGCATCAGCAAACCCGAAGACGCGGATTCCGGGACAACCGTGGTCATCAGAGCGCACGGAATCCCTCCGGATACACGGGAAAAACTAATTTCGGCGAAAGCCCTTATATGCGATGCGACCTGTCCTGATGTGCTAAAGGTTCAAAGCCTGGTTAAAAAATATGCGAATAAAGGCTATACAATAATAATAATCGGCGACAAGGGACATGCCGAGGTTACGGGTTTACTGGGTTTTGCCGGGAGCAAAAGTTTTGTGGTGAATAAAACCGGGGAAATCAATAATATACCCGACATCGCGGGGGATATAGCCGTTGTCTGCCAGACCACCCAAAGCTCAGGTCTTTTTGAAGCCGTTTCTTCCGAAATCAAGAACCGTTTTCCTAATGCCGTAATATACAATACAATATGTAAATCCACCGAAAAAAGACAGGAAGAAACAAGAAAGCTGGCGAAGGAAGCGGATGTAATGATAGTTTTAGGAGGCAGGGACAGCGCAAATACCCGGCGCCTGTACGAAATATGCATCAATGAAAAAAAACCCGCTTACTACATAGAAAACGCCGATGAACTGAATGTTGATGAGATTTTGAAATACAGGACAGTTGGAATCACGGCAGGAGCTTCTACCCCCAATTGGATGATAAAAAACCTTGTCCGGGAATTAAAAAAAGCAAACCGGAAAAACCGGCTGAAGCTGTTATTAAACATTGAGAACATCATTTATTTTATAGTAAGGACCAATATCCTGATAGCTGTATCCGCCGGCGTTTTATCTTATATCTGCACCAAATTTTTCAAACTGCACAATCCCTCCATCCTTTATCCCCTGACCGCGGGATTGTATATATTTTCCATGCACACATTTAACCGCCTCTTCGACAATACACTTGGAGAACTGAAAGATTATTCGCGTATAGGTTTTATGGAATCCCACCACGAAGAATTCAAGGCCCTTTCAATAATCACCATGTTCGCAGTTCTCATCTGTTCGCTTATACTGGGTTTTTCAGCATTTATAATAGCATTCATTGCGTGTATAGCAGGCGTATCATACGGCACAAAATTATTTCCGAAAACATGGGCTGTGAGAAGGCTGAAAGATATCCCGATGTCGAAAAACATCATGGTCAGTCTTGCATGGACTTCAATCACTGTTTTCCTGCCGCTCTTCGGGTACAAGGAGGTATCGCCTCCTCCGATAAGCCCGGCGCTGATAGCCTTTAGTTTCGCTTACATATCAATTTTAATATTCATCAGATGTCTGACATATGACCTGGTAGAAATACATGCGGACAGGACGATAGGGAAAGAAAGCCTGGCCGTATTAAAAGGTAAATCCTTTACCAAAAAGACTATAGTGGTTATGATACTGATTTCAGCTTTGATGTCTGTATCCGCATCCTACTTTAAAGTAATACCTTCCTACGGTTACATATTGCCGCTGATATCCGTTTATTCCTTATTCTACCTGTACTTGTACCATAAACGCCATTTTTCCCAGGAAGCTGTCTTCGACCTTGTAGTCGAGTCCAAATTCATACTCGCCGGATTAATAGTATATCTCGGCTCAAAATTCACAGGTTGATCGGAGTTATATAAATGAAATGCCCGAAATGCGGATATGAAGATGTCAGAATAAATTTCTGTCCGAGATGTAAAATCAAAATGTATCCTATCGGGAGCCCCGAACTTAAAAAAAATTTAGGGGCCGGCCTGGTAAAATTTATTAAAGCCGTAATAAGATTTATTAAAAATATAATACTTAGAACGGCTGAATCCATAATATTCTGCGCGATTTTCCATTTTGTACTCAAAGGCCTGCTGTTCGGTCTGAAATTTATCGCCGTAAACGTGGAATCCGACATATCCAACATTTTCGACTCCGTATACATCGCCTACGGGGAATATTGTTTTTATGTCATTATAGTGATCCTTACTTTCAAATACAGATGGCCTGATACGTGATAGATGAATGATCTGGGCAGTTTCATTATCAGCGGCTTCAACGGAACTGAATTCAATAGGGAACTGGAACGTAAAATTCTTATTGATAAAATCAGCGGCCTGGTCTTTTTTTCCAGAAATATCATATCCCTGCCGCAGGTAAAAAATCTTATAGATAACTGCCGGAAAGCGAGAGCTTCCATATCGGGAGCACCCCTGATAATAGCGGTGGATCACGAAGGCGCCCCCGTCCACAGATTCGGTTCCTTAATAGATGAAATACCGTCCCAGGCGGCTGTCGCAAGATCCGGGATGAAATATCATGCCGCTTCTCTCTGGCAATCTGCCGCAAAAAAACTAAGTTCACTGGGATTTAACGCCAATTTTGCTCCCGTTCTGGATATCGGCGGCGGGGAAAAATGTTCAGCGATAGGAATAAGGTCTTTCGGCCGCGAAAAGAAAACCGCGATAGATTTCGGCTCTGAATTCATGGAAGCCATGAAAAAGGGTTCTATCTCCTGTTTTGCAAAGCATTTTCCCGGACTGGGTAAAACCGGCGTCGATTCCCACTTATCCCTTCCCGTTATCGGCGCGGGCAGAGACAGATTGTCCGCCGAAGACATTTCGGTATTCGAATCGCTTATAAGAAGAGGATGTGTCGACGGCATTATGCTTGCCCATGCCCTGTACCCGCGCCTGGACAGGAAATTCCCCGCAAGCATGTCCCGGAAAATAATATCCGGACTGTTATATGAAAAATTAAATTTTCGCGGGATCACGATAACAGATGACATAGATATGCTGGCAATCAGAAAAAATTATGAGATCCCTTATTTCGCGGAAAAATCCGTGGAAGCGGGTTCTCATTTTATTCTCGCGTGTCATAATAAATCCACCATACAAAAAATCTTTGCGGGACTCTCAAGGATAAAGCCGGGAATAATTGAAAACCGCCTCAGCGACATCAGCCGCTGGAAAAAAACCGTTCTTGCCGGAAACAGGGCTCAATCTCCGGCCGCCGGACAATCTTCGGGAAGTCACGCCGAAGCCATAGCAGAAAAAGCGCTCACAATAAAAATAAAAAGTAAAATAAAGCGTAAAAATTATATTTTTCTGTGTCTCATACCGCAGCCGGATCCCGGCAATCAGGATATTCTCAGGATGAAAAAAATGCTCAAAACCCGGATTAAAGAAATTTTCAGCTCTGCAAAAATCCTGTTTTATCCCGCGAAACCGGAATATAAAGACCTTAAAAAACGCACGCCGGTTATTATAACCTGCAACGCGTACAGGGATAAAAAAATCCTGCGCTCGCTGTCGTCCCTTATTAAGACGGCCGGAAAAAACTGTTATTGCATGGCCATAGGGAATCCGCGCGATATGGATTATTTCAAATCCTGCGCGGCGACAGGATGCACTTATTCGCCCGACAGTCATTCAATTTGCGGATTGCTGGCTATGCTGAAGGAAAAAGACGATGAAAAATAACGCCCGGGCCGAATACGCGCTTTCCTTTGTCTTAATCGCGGCGATAGCCATATGCTCCGGCTGTTCAAACATAGACACGAAGGATAAAATTAATATTACATACCATACAATAGAATCATTACCCGAGCAGCTCAGCGCTTTACAGACGCTGACCGATAATTTCGAAAGGGAAAACCCCGGAATAAACGTCGAAATTGAGACAGCGCCTTCCGGAACTTTATCCGTATTCCAGAAACTCAAGGTAAGAATAGCCGGACAGCATCCGCCCGATGTATTTTATATGGTCACGGACCGCATTGATGAATATATATCCAGGGGAGCCGTTATGGATATAACCGAATCCGCTGAAAGAGATTTTCCCGGTTTAAAGCGGGATTATTACCCCGAAGTTATCGAAAGCTGTTATAAAAACGGGAAAATGTATTGTTTCCCTTTTCACTTCAGCACAGACCTTCTTTTTTATAATAAAGATTTATTTGATGCGGCCGGAGTCAGCTATCCCGAGCCCGCCTGGAACTGGCAGGATGTATTGGAATCGGCGCTAAAACTTACGCAAACCGGACAAAACGGGGTAAAGACTTACGGGTTTCTGCAGCCGCGCCCCCTGTTTTTAATGAGATCTTTCGGTTCCGAATTATTTACAGGCAAACCCTTAAGATGCACAATTGACGATACGCGGTCGAAAGCCGCGCTGCGGTTCCTCATAGACCTGCACTCAAAATACGGGGTTTCTCCGAATAACGCGGTTTTAAATCCCTCTGAAAGAAGCCAGTCCGAAATGGAAATGTTTAAAAACGGGAAAGCGGCGATGTTCATAGGCAGAACTTACATGCTGGTGGATTTTGCGGGTATAAAAAGATTCAAGTGGGATATATGCTCTGTCCCGCGCGGGACAAAAAGGTATTCACGCCTGGCGGTCGGGGGAAACTGCATATCCCCGGATACAAAATACCCCGAAGCCTCATGGAAGTTCATAAAGTATTTTTCCTCGCGCGAAGGAACTATGGTCATGACCGGCAAGCGGAATTGCGTGCCTGCGTTAAAATCAGCCGCGGAATCAGAGTTTTTCCTTCACCCGCCGCCTGAAAATATGAGATTTTCAATTCTGCAGCTGTCTTTTTCGGAAGCGGAAACTTATCCTGTTGAGAACTGGAGAGAGTTTCTGGAAAAGGAATTCTCTCCGGCAATCGACAGGATTATACTGGGGAAAACATCGATAGACAATGGATTATCCGAATTGCAGGAAAAAGGCCAAAAATACATAAGCAAATAATTTTATTGATTATAATTATGATTTAATATATAAAATCTTTAATTATATGCGGATGGTTCGACTGAAGTCAGATGTTTTACCGCCTAAAAAAAAGAAAAAAAACATTTGAATCTCATATTACGTTGTGATAGATTAATCCTAAATATGGAATTTGTATAATTAGTTGTATTCATTACGGAGGAACATACGGTATGAAAAAATTTCTGGTTTTGATGTTTACGATTACTTTTATTTTTAATATTTTTGTTTCCTGCGCTGTCGCCGAAGAAAGATCTGTGCCCGGTAAAATGGCGCACAAGTTCGGCAGGGGATTGTGCAACGTAGCCCTTGGATGGTGCGAAATACCGAAAAACATAATGAATTCATGCGAAGAAATCAACCCATACGCCGGCTGGTTTATAGGGCTTGTCAAAGGAATAGGCATGACTGTCGCCAGGACTCTTGCGGGAGTCTGGGATATCGTGACATTCCCCATACCGGCTCCATCGGATTATGAGCCTGTAATGGAACCCGAATTTGTATTCGAAAGTCTTTCATATATAGAATAAAAAGGCATTATACTAAATCAAAAACACAAAGAAAGGGGATTAATGGATGAAAAGAGTAGCAATTGTAGTTTTGGTAACGACACTCTTTCTGGGCATGTGCGTTCCCGCATTTGCTGATGCAAGCACCAACAATGCCGGAAGAAAATTCTGCAGAGGCATTGCCAATATTGCGACAGGATGGGTTGAAATCATTAGAACGCCTTACGAAGAAGCTATGGCTACAAATCCTGTCCGGGGTTTGACTATCGGGCTCTTCAAAGGAATTATTATGGCGGTAGCCAGAACAGGCTCGGGGGCATTTGACCTTGTAACATTTCCGTTCCCGTTTCCGAATGATTATGACTCTCTTGTAAAACCCGAATTCGTATTTTAACTTTAATTAAAGCGCAGAAAGGAGGAAAATTAAATGATTAGATTTTCCAGAGCAGCTATTTGTGTCTTAATCATAACTGCTATCCTTAGTTCATCTACACTTGCTTCAGCTGAGCTTTTCCAGGATATTACCCACAAGCTCTTCAGGGGGATTGCCAATATACTGACAGGGTGGATAGAAATTCCTAAAAATATGTATAATGACTCTGTTGAAGTAAGCCCGTGGTACGGCTGGTTTACCGGATTACTGAAGGGGATAGGCTTCACCGTTGTCAGAACAGGCGCAGGGGTCTGGGATACAGTAACATTCCTTTTTCCCATACCTTCCGATTACGAACCTGTATGGGAACCTGAATTTGTATTTTAGTCTATATGCTATGCAATGAGTAACGGTAACAAAGGGATTCACTGATGCATGGTGAATCCCTTTGTTTGTCATAACACCAAAGAACGGAGTTTTGCCATGGAAGAAAAGATCAAAGATGTTTTGAATAACGAAGTCAGGCCTTATCTGCAATCCCACGGCGGCGATGCTGAATTTGTTTCTGTTGACGCGGAAGGAAACGTAAGCGTCCGGTTAAAAGGGGCCTGCGCGGGATGTTCCGGAGCTTTAATGACATTAAAAAACCTTGTTGAACAGGCTCTGAAAGAAAAAATACCCGGGGTTAAATCTGTAAAATCAGTTTAATAATTATGACCCAAAAACCTAAATTTATTGATAAGTTTATCCAGAACCTCGACAAAATCGATAAGCTGGATGTAGAAAAGTATTTTATCAATCTTTCCCGGGAAAAAGGATTCCTTGAATCCGTATTCAACAACCTCAATGAAGGTATTGTTGTAATATCCAGCAAGGGCGCCATAGCGTTTCTTAATTCAAAAGCCAAATCAATATTAGGCATCTTTTCCGAAGAATATAAGGGAAGGCGCCTGCAGGATGTGATAAAAGACGCGTCCTTTCTGTCTTCCATACCGTTAAATGTGAAGACCTCATACAGTATTATCGATAAGGAAATAACCGTTGACCATCCCAGAAAATCACTGATTAATATTAATGTAATACCGTTTGACGATAATAATTTATCCGGCATGGTAGTTGTTTTGAAAGATATAACCGCCAGGAAAAGGATGGAAGAGGATACAAAACAATCTAAATTGATGGAAACTTTTTCCAATCTCGCGGCTGGAATAGCGCATGAGATAGGCAACCCCCTCAATTCACTCAATATTCATCTGCAACTGATAGACCGCGAAACCAAAAAATCAAAAACGGGAAAAAAGGTCAATGAACACATTTCCATCTGCAGAAATGAAATAAAACGTCTCGATGAAATAATTAACAGGTTTTTGCTGGCTCTGAGGTCTTCCGAAAAACCGATGGAAAGAAAAAGCGTAAACAAGATTATATCTTCCATAGTAAAACTGATGCAGCCGGAATTTAATTCCAAAAAAATCGGCCTCACTATTTCCCTGAACAAGAATCTGCCCGATACTCTTCTGAATGAAGGGGAAATAAAACAATTAATAGTAAATATACTGAAAAACGCCGTCCAGTCAATTAATCATGCCGGGGGGGAAATCGGTATTTCCACCCTTCAGGAACCGTATTATATACTTATTAATATTAAGGATAACGGCGCGGGCATTTCAGACAGCATCAAACAAAAAATATTTGAGCCTTTTTTCTCCACAAAAGAATCCGGCTCGGGGCTCGGGCTTCTGATCGCGTCAAGAATAGTGTCGGAACATAAAGGCACTCTGGAAGTGGAAAGCGGCAAAAAAAACGGCACCTTGATTAAAATAAGGCTTCCCATAAAGACTGATGAATTAAAATTACTTCCGCAGGGAGACAAATGATTTGAATAAAAAAACCATACTGATTGCTGATGACGAAATAAACACTCTTAAAGGGCTTGCATCCGCCCTTTCCGAAAAATACCGCGTTATAACGGCTTCAAACGGTCAGGAAGCATATGAATTATTCGCATCTAACATGCCTTCGATAGTCTTAACGGATATCAGGATGCCTGTAATGGGCGGCCTGACGCTTCTGGATAAGATAAGGTCCGCAAATCCGGATATACCCGTAATCCTTCTTACGGCGTATGGAACCATTAATAACGCCGTTGAAGCCATGAAGAGGGGGGCTTCCGACTATATTACAAAGCCCGTCAATCTCGACAAACTTGAAGTCATCATTGAAAAATTCATCGATAAAAAAGTCGCGGCGGGCGCCTTCCGGAATCAATCGACTATTATAGGCAATGACGCGGCGCTAAAAACTATTTATGAACAGGCCTCTAAAGCGGCATTGACGGATACCACGATCTTAATAACGGGCGAAAGCGGCACGGGCAAAGAAATACTGGCCCAGGACATACATAAAATAAGTAAAAGGCCGGGCAAATTCACTCCTGTCCATTGCGCCGCGCTTCCTGAAACTTTACTCGAAAGCGAACTTTTCGGGCATGAAAAGGGGTCGTTTACCGGCGCCTCCTCGCGAAAAGCGGGGCGTTTTGAATTAGCCGAAAAAGGAACAATATTCCTGGATGAAATCAGCGAAATCTCAACATCAATACAGACAAAGCTGCTTAGAGTGCTTCATGATAAAACATTTGAAAGAGTAGGCGGTACCCAGACTCTGAAAGCGGACATAAGAATTATAGCGGCTACAAACAAAAATCTGGAACCGCTGATTAAATCCGGCAGGTTCAGGGAAGACTTATATTACCGTTTAAATGTTGTGCATTTTCATCTCCCCCCCCTGAGAGAGAGAATCGGCGATGTCCCTCTTTTTGTCAATCATTTTATCG includes these proteins:
- the trxB gene encoding thioredoxin-disulfide reductase; amino-acid sequence: MIKTYDISIIGAGPAGLSAGIYSSRAGLKTAIFEKGAPGGQISWTSSVENYPGFPQGVLGPDLSEKFRAQAAKFGCEFINNEILSIQKAPDASFLIKGLSVQCISKTVIIAAGSVPNKLGIPGESEFLGKGVSTCGTCDGPLFRGKNVFAIGGGDTAVDESLFISKFASAVTIIHRRDKLRASAYLEEKAKNNGKISFLWNTIPLEIKGGSRVEGITVKNKVTGTITEHKTDGVFVFIGQKPNSRFVRDMVKTDDEGYIAVNLQMETSVPGMFACGDIREKSYKQVAISTGDGATAALSAQKYIEKK
- a CDS encoding sensor histidine kinase, whose translation is MIRHRKRYLVFIIMLMMLVITVSMAYFAFQSSQAQTLNLYTQQLLLLSNQIANSICQFVENGITGMNLLSNVIDVKDDENLKGYFSDIFVNYGGFTAVVFCTPDAVVKYSYPENFFEKGSVIKCDSGAVIRDIFDASQKTRKSMLTNAVSIKPGCFAPFIVAPVFKTNKKLTVLEGFIIGIISTRKIENEYMLKLQPGYLEYVWLADGNGIQIAGKHEINNGSNISCRFGDSRKECVSTAISNMREGMPGVIEYISQEMRERHPTKKITAYNPLAIGGLNWTVGVCTNQRQFIEILQKNFMQTLIFIAITILVITAGLSGIFYIEKQRIEAVENAKIIKTLEKKVEERTSELQKANEELIKMNEVKNNFLSMVSHELRTPLTTIQGYISFVLSGKAGEVSQLQNKSLTIAEHQVTRLDEMISELLDVARIESGSIDLEYELVNVKELIDSCIQWLTPISDKKKISLENKMENNEHSFAQIDRKKMSRVFINLISNSIKFTPERGTIEISKKDTKESFIFCVSDNGIGIPRDQIDRIFDKFYQVDSSVTRKYKGSGLGLVIVKEIIELHGGKIWIESEEGKGSKFFFTIPKPVV
- a CDS encoding DUF2065 family protein encodes the protein MEFLLKVILGAFGLLIIITRAAGVISPSIARKMVLAMKDFSDSTARLLGSFFAATGFFCIIVAALYAIGKLPALYVMALILGALMIFFGFVLVYLLVYKHIIEKYFAGDKPVINDRYMQVLCAVQLIIGVVIVWIVLISN
- a CDS encoding methylated-DNA--[protein]-cysteine S-methyltransferase gives rise to the protein METDYGRFIVCHDGKTIFGITFPSGKPPAKKLKVSAFSKRLEKSLNSYFRRGEPLPDYNIHIYGTDFGQKVINAVRSVPFGKTLTYSAIAVRIGHPESQRAVGSVCSKNPVPIIVPCHRIIPETGGIGNYSSGRKWKKILLGVEKHKHCNIKKY
- the ispH gene encoding 4-hydroxy-3-methylbut-2-enyl diphosphate reductase, with product MKIKIAYLSGFCMGVRRATDIVYALAKNLHKKNRRIVTYGPLIHNPRVLEELKSKGIGSISKPEDADSGTTVVIRAHGIPPDTREKLISAKALICDATCPDVLKVQSLVKKYANKGYTIIIIGDKGHAEVTGLLGFAGSKSFVVNKTGEINNIPDIAGDIAVVCQTTQSSGLFEAVSSEIKNRFPNAVIYNTICKSTEKRQEETRKLAKEADVMIVLGGRDSANTRRLYEICINEKKPAYYIENADELNVDEILKYRTVGITAGASTPNWMIKNLVRELKKANRKNRLKLLLNIENIIYFIVRTNILIAVSAGVLSYICTKFFKLHNPSILYPLTAGLYIFSMHTFNRLFDNTLGELKDYSRIGFMESHHEEFKALSIITMFAVLICSLILGFSAFIIAFIACIAGVSYGTKLFPKTWAVRRLKDIPMSKNIMVSLAWTSITVFLPLFGYKEVSPPPISPALIAFSFAYISILIFIRCLTYDLVEIHADRTIGKESLAVLKGKSFTKKTIVVMILISALMSVSASYFKVIPSYGYILPLISVYSLFYLYLYHKRHFSQEAVFDLVVESKFILAGLIVYLGSKFTG
- a CDS encoding sugar ABC transporter substrate-binding protein translates to MKNNARAEYALSFVLIAAIAICSGCSNIDTKDKINITYHTIESLPEQLSALQTLTDNFERENPGINVEIETAPSGTLSVFQKLKVRIAGQHPPDVFYMVTDRIDEYISRGAVMDITESAERDFPGLKRDYYPEVIESCYKNGKMYCFPFHFSTDLLFYNKDLFDAAGVSYPEPAWNWQDVLESALKLTQTGQNGVKTYGFLQPRPLFLMRSFGSELFTGKPLRCTIDDTRSKAALRFLIDLHSKYGVSPNNAVLNPSERSQSEMEMFKNGKAAMFIGRTYMLVDFAGIKRFKWDICSVPRGTKRYSRLAVGGNCISPDTKYPEASWKFIKYFSSREGTMVMTGKRNCVPALKSAAESEFFLHPPPENMRFSILQLSFSEAETYPVENWREFLEKEFSPAIDRIILGKTSIDNGLSELQEKGQKYISK